The DNA window AATCCGTCGCGCCCCGGCAGCACGAGGTCGAGCAGCAGCAGCCGGTAGTTCGCCTGAAGCGCGAGCTCCATGCCCGACACCCCGTCGCCGGCCTCCAACGTCCGGTAGCCGGCAAACTCGAGCGAGTCGACGACCCCACGGCGAACCGCGGCGTCGTCTTCGATCACAAGGAGCGTGGTGTCTTCCACAACCATATCCGACGTTACTTTTCGTCCGGCTTCAAGACATCGGTTCCCTCGAAGGGGATCTTGGTCTCACCCATCTTCAGATAGGGCGCCAGTTCGTAGAGGTTCTCATACCCGTAGCCATACAGGTTGATGAAGGTCGGAATGTTCAGTGCGAGGGGCTTGGACTTGAGCAGCATCGCCTCGCCCGCGTCCTCGAAGTTGTTGTTGCAGTAGATCAGGATCCGCGTGGTTTTGTCCGGGATCGCGGCGGCCAGCGTTTCCTTGGTGAAGTCGGAGAAATTCAGGTGGATCGCTCCCTTCACGTGAAGTTT is part of the Haloferula helveola genome and encodes:
- a CDS encoding rhodanese-like domain-containing protein produces the protein MRTTVFSLLMVTAFGIQAQEPEPKVADANPKIDYPAFIALSSEVAKIREKRRISEDEFLRMAAEEGTVILDTRSRANFEKLHVKGAIHLNFSDFTKETLAAAIPDKTTRILIYCNNNFEDAGEAMLLKSKPLALNIPTFINLYGYGYENLYELAPYLKMGETKIPFEGTDVLKPDEK